From one Treponema denticola genomic stretch:
- a CDS encoding transporter substrate-binding domain-containing protein: MKRRVFVVMVLLFAVPFFCFAAGSAEKSGDSQEKILRVITAETFYPYIYRDTSTGNLTGFEYEVIEEIARRTGYKTKWLFAGDPAAMFGSIDAGKADTIALSISVSEARKKVYTFSEIYLYDKNRLVTLADNPAKGIDDFQGKKVCVELGGINQPFFDEYNKNLPEDKKIKTITIEGSPRENLELGRFDAYPLSVLSFNRLMERKKYNIKMVGEPIVIGPIAYPFSKNADPKMVEAFNKTIKEMHKDGTLSALSQKYFKCDATKAE, from the coding sequence ATGAAAAGACGAGTATTCGTTGTAATGGTGCTGCTATTTGCAGTTCCTTTTTTCTGTTTCGCAGCAGGTAGTGCTGAGAAATCCGGAGACAGCCAAGAAAAAATCTTGCGTGTCATAACTGCCGAGACTTTCTATCCCTATATTTATAGAGATACTTCTACAGGCAATTTAACCGGATTTGAATATGAGGTTATAGAAGAAATAGCCAGAAGGACAGGTTATAAAACAAAGTGGTTATTTGCCGGAGACCCTGCTGCTATGTTCGGAAGTATTGATGCAGGAAAAGCCGATACGATTGCTCTTTCAATTTCTGTGAGTGAAGCAAGAAAAAAAGTATATACATTTTCGGAAATTTATCTTTACGATAAAAATCGCTTAGTTACACTTGCTGATAATCCTGCAAAGGGGATTGATGATTTTCAAGGTAAGAAAGTTTGTGTTGAATTGGGAGGTATAAATCAGCCTTTCTTTGATGAATACAATAAAAATTTACCTGAAGATAAAAAAATTAAAACTATAACGATAGAAGGGTCTCCTCGTGAAAATTTGGAATTGGGCCGCTTTGATGCTTACCCTTTATCGGTGTTATCATTTAATAGATTGATGGAAAGAAAAAAATATAATATTAAAATGGTTGGAGAGCCGATCGTTATAGGCCCAATAGCATATCCTTTTTCAAAAAATGCAGATCCTAAAATGGTTGAAGCTTTTAACAAAACAATTAAAGAGATGCATAAGGACGGTACATTAAGCGCATTATCTCAAAAATATTTTAAATGTGATGCAACAAAAGCTGAATAG
- a CDS encoding amino acid ABC transporter permease, which yields MRFDFDFFFFCFPRLFLKIPFTLFLGCIAFLCAFVLGLLLEILRNSKIKVIKHLTSVYISFFRSTPYVTQLFIFYYGLPQVIIPLRAVSAESALVITIAMNSSAFIAETIRGGLLSVDKGQKEAALSIGMSSFDMMKEIILPQAFVASLPSLGNAFVGMIKSTAVGFTIGVVELLSQAKIMGAASFNFFESYVAAGIVYWLIIIVIDHLQKILEKRVYKYL from the coding sequence ATGCGGTTTGATTTTGACTTTTTTTTCTTTTGTTTCCCTCGTCTATTTTTAAAAATACCCTTTACTCTTTTTTTGGGGTGTATTGCTTTTTTGTGTGCCTTTGTCTTAGGTTTATTACTTGAAATATTACGCAACTCAAAAATAAAAGTAATAAAGCATCTTACATCGGTATATATATCGTTTTTTCGCTCAACACCATATGTTACTCAGCTGTTTATTTTTTATTATGGATTACCGCAAGTAATTATTCCCTTGCGGGCAGTTTCTGCAGAAAGTGCATTGGTTATTACAATAGCGATGAATTCTTCTGCTTTTATCGCAGAAACAATCCGAGGCGGCCTTTTATCGGTAGATAAAGGACAAAAAGAAGCTGCTTTGTCTATTGGAATGAGTTCTTTTGATATGATGAAAGAAATTATTTTACCTCAGGCTTTTGTTGCTTCACTGCCGTCTTTAGGAAATGCTTTTGTCGGAATGATAAAAAGTACGGCTGTAGGTTTTACCATAGGAGTTGTTGAGCTTTTATCACAGGCTAAAATTATGGGGGCAGCATCTTTTAATTTTTTTGAATCTTATGTTGCGGCAGGTATAGTTTATTGGTTAATTATTATTGTAATTGATCATCTTCAAAAAATATTAGAAAAACGAGTATACAAATACTTATGA
- a CDS encoding DUF169 domain-containing protein — protein MENLNVSKLEKSLGLKRHIIGVQFVYFKSEYEALDIPDYNKKTSFCMMVKAAMDGDVFKASANNFGCKCAIEALGIEEEMECVESGQRYFSIGLYESRAVAKAVTKMICRIKQHAFGVVLGPLENMDKADVVIFMTNAYQLMRIVQGYSYKFGTPQNITMAGNQGVCADLCAAPFEKNDMNFSVLCAGTRKMCKWGVEEMGVGVPIQMFATLVDGVINTLNYIEYPEHKKEIRIRLNSPDELGIVIDDNLHYGKMGKEYVRPSEYDKLKYGIKTE, from the coding sequence ATGGAAAACTTAAATGTAAGTAAATTAGAAAAATCTCTTGGGCTTAAAAGGCATATTATTGGTGTTCAATTTGTATATTTTAAGTCGGAGTATGAAGCTTTAGATATTCCTGATTATAATAAAAAAACTAGTTTTTGTATGATGGTAAAAGCGGCTATGGATGGCGATGTATTTAAGGCTTCTGCAAATAATTTCGGTTGTAAATGTGCTATAGAAGCCTTAGGTATTGAAGAAGAAATGGAATGTGTAGAATCCGGACAGCGTTATTTTAGTATTGGACTATACGAATCACGTGCTGTTGCAAAGGCAGTTACCAAAATGATCTGCCGTATTAAACAACATGCTTTCGGAGTTGTACTGGGTCCCTTGGAAAATATGGACAAAGCTGATGTTGTTATTTTTATGACAAACGCATACCAACTTATGCGCATAGTTCAAGGCTACTCATACAAATTCGGTACACCTCAAAATATTACAATGGCCGGGAATCAAGGGGTTTGCGCCGATTTATGTGCTGCTCCATTTGAAAAAAACGATATGAATTTTTCCGTTCTTTGTGCAGGTACAAGGAAAATGTGCAAATGGGGTGTAGAAGAAATGGGAGTCGGTGTACCCATACAGATGTTTGCAACGCTTGTTGATGGCGTAATAAATACACTTAATTATATTGAATATCCTGAACATAAAAAAGAAATTCGTATTAGGCTTAATTCTCCTGATGAATTAGGTATAGTTATCGATGATAACCTTCACTATGGTAAGATGGGGAAGGAATATGTTCGTCCGTCAGAATATGATAAACTGAAATACGGAATAAAAACGGAATAA
- a CDS encoding DMT family transporter has translation MCKFRLVFFFVFMYNADLSYNTPFQKGKLVPGLFEAFCICRFTDDAKEFILTNTKINVLSRLALLIVAIVWGSSLVVVSETTDFFKPNFLLGLRFSIACFLLCLVFYKKLKLIDKDYLINGGIVGFFLFIAYSSQTFGVTTAGGLPGRSAFLSASYCVIVPFLGWLVNKIRPDRYNASAAVLCILGIGLVSFKDLVLSSSVGITLGDFYALLSGLLFASHIVSITRLSKRKDPILMTIIQFGSAAIFSWLVTLIFEDNSAIVWSYSSIGSVLYLAAICTGLALLLQNIGQKHTDASSAAIILGLESIFGIIFSVIFKGESLDVYSVFGFILIFIAIIISETKLSFLKKEKA, from the coding sequence TTCGTTTTCATGTATAATGCGGACTTATCATATAATACACCTTTTCAAAAAGGAAAGCTCGTTCCCGGACTTTTTGAGGCATTTTGCATTTGCCGTTTTACTGACGATGCAAAGGAATTTATTTTGACTAATACCAAGATTAATGTTTTATCGCGCCTGGCTCTTTTAATTGTCGCCATAGTGTGGGGTAGTTCTCTTGTTGTTGTAAGCGAAACTACCGATTTTTTTAAGCCTAATTTTTTATTGGGTTTAAGATTTTCTATTGCCTGTTTTTTGCTTTGTCTTGTGTTTTATAAAAAATTAAAACTCATAGACAAAGATTATCTTATAAACGGAGGAATTGTAGGTTTTTTTCTGTTTATTGCTTATTCCAGTCAAACCTTCGGCGTTACGACTGCCGGCGGACTCCCCGGACGAAGCGCCTTTTTATCTGCTTCTTATTGCGTAATCGTACCTTTTTTGGGTTGGCTTGTAAATAAAATCCGTCCCGATAGGTATAATGCCTCTGCTGCAGTTTTATGTATTTTGGGAATAGGGCTTGTATCTTTTAAGGACTTGGTTCTTTCATCCTCTGTAGGAATAACTTTGGGAGACTTTTATGCTCTTTTAAGCGGCCTTCTTTTTGCAAGCCACATTGTAAGTATTACACGATTGAGCAAAAGAAAGGATCCCATTCTTATGACGATTATCCAATTCGGATCGGCTGCAATTTTTTCATGGCTTGTAACTCTTATTTTTGAAGATAATAGTGCAATAGTTTGGTCTTATTCGTCCATAGGTTCCGTGCTCTATCTTGCTGCGATTTGTACGGGACTGGCCCTTCTTTTACAAAACATAGGACAAAAGCACACCGATGCTTCGAGTGCCGCCATTATCCTAGGTCTTGAATCAATTTTCGGAATTATCTTTTCGGTTATATTTAAAGGTGAAAGTCTTGATGTTTATTCGGTTTTCGGTTTTATCTTAATCTTTATAGCGATAATAATTTCGGAAACAAAGCTTTCATTTTTAAAAAAAGAAAAAGCCTAG
- a CDS encoding amino acid ABC transporter ATP-binding protein, translating to MLKVENIYKSFGSLKVLNGISFSADKGEVIAIIGPSGMGKSTLLRCINLLEEPDSGSIEIDGVKFTADEKKHQTIRDLRAKTAMVFQNYNLFKNKTVIQNIMLPMISAKKNTQKEAELRALDLLNQIGLSDKKNVYPSKLSGGQQQRVGIARALAVNPSVLLFDEPTSSLDPELVNEVLEIILALAKNHQSTMLIVTHEMQFAKEVADRIIFIDDGTIIKDSSPQSMFSLGENSRISSFIKKLGS from the coding sequence ATGTTGAAAGTTGAAAATATTTATAAAAGTTTTGGTTCTCTGAAAGTTTTAAACGGAATAAGTTTTTCTGCAGATAAAGGAGAAGTTATTGCAATTATCGGCCCTTCCGGCATGGGAAAATCAACTCTCTTGAGATGTATTAACTTACTTGAAGAACCTGATTCCGGAAGTATTGAAATTGACGGAGTAAAATTTACTGCCGATGAAAAAAAACATCAGACTATTAGAGACCTGCGTGCAAAAACTGCTATGGTCTTTCAAAATTATAATCTTTTTAAAAATAAGACCGTAATTCAGAATATTATGCTTCCAATGATATCAGCCAAAAAAAATACCCAAAAAGAGGCTGAATTACGTGCACTGGATTTATTGAATCAAATCGGTTTATCCGATAAAAAAAACGTTTATCCATCAAAACTATCGGGAGGCCAACAACAGCGTGTTGGAATAGCAAGAGCTTTGGCTGTCAATCCAAGTGTTCTTTTATTTGATGAACCGACATCTTCTTTGGATCCCGAGCTTGTTAATGAAGTATTGGAAATCATTCTGGCTCTTGCAAAAAATCATCAATCAACTATGCTTATTGTAACTCATGAAATGCAGTTTGCAAAAGAAGTGGCTGATAGAATTATTTTTATTGATGATGGAACTATAATAAAAGATTCTTCTCCTCAAAGTATGTTTTCTTTAGGAGAAAATTCACGTATTTCTTCATTTATAAAAAAACTCGGATCGTAA
- the metK gene encoding methionine adenosyltransferase gives MKNDINYFTSESVSEGHPDKLCDQISDAVLDACLRDDPESHVACETFASTALVLVGGEITTNTYVDIQEIARTIAEEIGYTNTDFGLDCHSMAVMNMIHSQSPDISQGVDGTGLDEYKGQQGAGDQGMMFGFACKETPELMPAPIMFSHSVLRYAAKLRKEKVIPWLRPDSKTQITVKYEGFKPIKIDTVVLSHQHYPDVQYDELKDSLINKVIKPVLEPTGLLADDTKYFINPTGRFVIGGPFGDTGLTGRKIIVDTYGGMGRHGGGAFSGKDPSKVDRSAAYMARYIAKNVVAADLARRCEVQLAYAIGVPFPVAVRVDTFGTGEVPEEKIERAIKEVFDMSPAGIIKTLDLKRPIYKETAAYGHFGRPEFSWEKTDKAEALKKAIK, from the coding sequence ATGAAAAACGATATAAATTATTTTACATCAGAATCTGTAAGTGAAGGGCATCCCGATAAGCTCTGCGATCAAATTTCGGATGCAGTTTTAGATGCATGTTTAAGGGACGACCCTGAAAGCCATGTAGCCTGTGAAACCTTTGCTTCTACCGCCTTGGTTCTTGTCGGCGGAGAGATAACCACAAATACCTATGTAGATATTCAAGAGATTGCACGGACTATAGCTGAAGAAATAGGCTATACAAATACCGATTTCGGGTTGGACTGCCATTCTATGGCTGTTATGAACATGATTCATTCCCAGTCCCCCGATATTTCGCAAGGAGTTGACGGTACTGGGCTTGATGAATATAAAGGCCAGCAGGGGGCCGGGGATCAGGGTATGATGTTCGGTTTTGCCTGCAAGGAAACTCCTGAACTGATGCCTGCTCCCATTATGTTTTCGCACTCGGTTTTACGCTATGCTGCAAAGCTCAGAAAGGAAAAGGTTATTCCGTGGCTCAGGCCCGATTCAAAAACCCAGATTACCGTAAAATATGAGGGCTTTAAACCTATCAAGATAGACACGGTTGTTCTTTCTCATCAGCACTATCCCGATGTTCAATATGATGAGTTAAAGGATTCCCTGATAAACAAGGTTATAAAGCCTGTTTTGGAGCCTACCGGACTTTTGGCCGATGATACCAAGTATTTTATCAATCCTACAGGGCGCTTTGTTATAGGAGGCCCCTTTGGAGACACAGGTCTTACCGGAAGAAAAATAATCGTAGACACCTACGGCGGAATGGGAAGACATGGAGGAGGCGCTTTTTCGGGTAAGGACCCGTCAAAGGTTGACCGCTCTGCTGCCTACATGGCCCGATATATTGCAAAAAATGTAGTAGCCGCAGACCTTGCCCGCCGCTGCGAAGTTCAGCTGGCCTATGCAATCGGAGTTCCATTCCCTGTTGCCGTAAGAGTTGATACTTTCGGTACAGGTGAAGTTCCTGAAGAAAAAATAGAAAGGGCAATAAAAGAAGTTTTTGACATGTCTCCGGCAGGCATCATAAAGACATTGGACTTAAAACGCCCTATCTATAAAGAAACGGCAGCCTATGGTCACTTCGGACGCCCCGAATTCTCATGGGAAAAAACCGACAAGGCGGAAGCCCTAAAGAAGGCGATTAAATAA